A window of the uncultured Fretibacterium sp. genome harbors these coding sequences:
- a CDS encoding slipin family protein, with the protein MKITVGENERAFLFRNGRFVRMLGTGKHWLFRFLGDEVRRLDVNDGPLNTDIPLQVYLRDENFVREVEVVRVPDGHVALHFVDERFAGVLEPGEHAYWKVFRSHEFRLVAMEDEATALPLPVQEAIPDSLCTRLEVQSHEVALLYVDGRFGRLLEPGRYFFWKNGRDIAWTFCDLRVRQVDVAGQEILTLDKVSLRINFVCKYRVLDPVRLYREQEDPERQLYAALQLALREVVGHLRFDELLERRHDLGSLVLKALPNDGAVEFVSAGLRDVILPGEVREIMNTVLVAEKKAQASIITRREEVASTRSLLNTAKLMEENATLFKLKELEYLERICEKVGSISLDNASGLLEQLRTLIALGGARSGGAQSGQ; encoded by the coding sequence ATGAAGATCACGGTCGGTGAAAATGAGCGTGCGTTCCTCTTCCGAAACGGTCGCTTCGTGAGGATGCTGGGGACAGGTAAACACTGGCTGTTTCGCTTTCTTGGGGATGAAGTCCGTCGGCTCGACGTGAACGACGGGCCCCTGAACACCGACATCCCGCTGCAGGTTTACCTTCGGGACGAGAACTTCGTGCGGGAGGTGGAGGTGGTGCGTGTCCCGGACGGGCACGTCGCCCTGCATTTCGTGGACGAACGTTTTGCGGGCGTGCTGGAGCCGGGGGAACACGCCTATTGGAAGGTGTTCCGGAGCCACGAGTTCAGGCTCGTAGCCATGGAGGACGAAGCCACCGCTCTGCCTCTACCGGTCCAGGAGGCCATCCCGGACTCCCTGTGCACCCGGCTGGAGGTCCAGTCCCATGAAGTCGCCCTGCTGTACGTGGACGGACGTTTTGGGCGCCTTCTGGAGCCGGGGCGGTACTTCTTCTGGAAGAACGGCCGCGACATCGCCTGGACATTCTGCGACCTGCGCGTCCGCCAGGTGGACGTCGCAGGACAGGAGATCCTTACCCTGGACAAGGTATCCCTTCGCATCAACTTCGTCTGCAAGTACCGGGTGCTGGACCCCGTGCGTCTGTATCGGGAGCAGGAGGACCCGGAGCGCCAGCTCTACGCAGCCCTCCAGCTCGCCCTGCGTGAGGTGGTGGGGCACCTGAGGTTCGACGAGCTCCTGGAGCGCAGGCACGATCTCGGCTCCCTTGTTTTAAAGGCCCTGCCCAACGACGGTGCCGTGGAGTTCGTCTCGGCGGGGCTCCGGGATGTCATCCTGCCCGGCGAGGTCCGGGAGATCATGAACACGGTGTTGGTCGCGGAGAAAAAGGCCCAGGCCAGCATCATTACCCGGCGAGAGGAGGTGGCCTCCACCCGCAGCCTGCTGAACACCGCAAAGCTCATGGAGGAGAACGCCACGCTCTTTAAGCTGAAGGAGCTGGAGTACCTGGAGCGCATTTGCGAGAAGGTGGGATCCATCTCGCTCGACAACGCTTCTGGGCTCCTGGAACAGCTGAGGACCCTGATTGCCCTCGGCGGGGCCCGGTCCGGAGGAGCGCAAAGCGGTCAATAG